In Chrysemys picta bellii isolate R12L10 chromosome 22, ASM1138683v2, whole genome shotgun sequence, the genomic stretch gctggggctcccgacccagccgacgagagggagcaggtccccatcccttccccagccgccgagttccaggccgagttgcagaaggacccctccctgcggaagctaaggggcctggctgacctcagtgtggtacagaccatgaggagaggatgcaaggagaggttcctgtgggagaaggggttcctgtaccgagagtgggctcccccaggggaagtggagtcgtgggggatcaggaggcagctggtggttccccagaagtttcgccacaagctactgtacctggcccatgacatccctctcgcagggcaccaggggatccggcgaaccaggcagaggctgctacagaacttttactggcccggggtcttcaccaacgtccggcagtactgccgatcctgtgacccctgccagcggGTGGGGACGGCCCGGGACAAGGGAAAAGCAGcgttgagacctttgcccatcatagaggagcctttccagaaggtggccatggacatagtgggacctctcagcaagacgacccggtctgggaagaaatacgtcctggtggtggtagatttcgccacccgctaccccgaggcagtgcccttatcgtccatcgaagcaaacactgtggcagatgcgctgctgaccattttcagccaagtggggttccccaaggaagtcttgacggaccaagggtccaacttcatgtcggccctactccggtgcttgtgggagagatgtggggtccggcacaactgggcctcagcatatcacccccaatccaacgggctggtggagaggttcaatgggacgctaaaaatgatgctgaaaacatttatgaatcagcacccgcaggactgggacaagtacttacctcacctgctgtttgcgtacagggaggtaccccaggagtctaccgggttttcgcctttcgaactgttatatggaaggcaggtaagggggcccctggacctgatgagagacgaatgggaggggaaggccactcctgatggagagtcggtggtggagtatgtcctgaccttccgggaacgacttgccgagctcatggacCTGGCCAGGGAGagtctggccagagcccagaggaagcagaaggtctggtatgaccgcacagcacgggcccgcgccttcgccactggggatcaggtgatggtcctcatccccgtgaggaaaaacaaactccaggccgcctgggaagggcccttcaaggttgtcaagcaactaaacgaggtaaactatgtggtggagctgtcgaaccgggcacaccaccgccgggtgtaccatgtgaatatgatgaagccatattatgacagggggaatgtggtgttggccgtgtgtgaacattgggaggggcagggagatgaccctttagtagatctattccctgggacaagagctggcttccccctggaagcaattcccctctctgatcggctaaccccggcccagcgagctgagatcggaggggtgctgcatctgtaccaacagctgttttccaaccagcctggacgcactaatctgactgtccaccgggtgcagacaggatcgcacccgcctataaaatgctcccccttccgagtcacagggaaaactgctcaggacctggaaagagaggtcaatgacatgctggctttgggggtgatccagccgtcttccagcccttgggcctcgccggtggtgctggtccccaaaaaggacgggtcgatccggttctgtgtggactatcggaagctcaatgccatcactgtagccgatgcctaccccatgcccaggccggacgagctcctagacaagctgggaggtgctcggtaccttaccaccatggatcttacaaagggctattggcaagtgccgctggatgcagatgccaggctgaaatcggcctttatcacccctctggggctctatgagttcctgaccctgcccttcggacTCAAGGGAGcaccggccaccttccagcgcctggtggatcagctactgagggggatggagagttttgccgtggcgtatatcgatgacatctgcgtctttagccagacctgggaggaccacatgtcccaggttagacaagtgctggaccgactccaggaggctgggctgaccgtaaaaccggagaagtgcaaggtggggatggctgaggtatcctacctaggccaccgggtggggagcagctgcctaaagccggaaccagccaaagtggaggtgatcagagactggcccgctcctcaaaccaaaaagcaggtccaagcctttattgggatggcggggtactatcgaaggttcgtgccccactttagcgccatagccgcccccatcactgagctgtgcaagaaggggaagccagacaaggtggtctggaccgaggagtgccaggaggctctccgggcgctgaaggaggctctggtcagtggcccagttctggcaaacccagactttgacaagccctttatggtgttcaccgacgcctcagacacgggactgggggcggtgttaatgcaggaggatgaaaagggggagagacaccccatcgtgtacctgagcaagaagttgctaccccgggagcagaaccaCGCGgacatcgagaaggaatgcctggccatggtgtgggccctcaagaaactagagccatatctctttgggcgacacttcaccgtgcacaccgaccactctcccctgacttggctgcaccagatgaaaggagccaacgccaagctcctgagatggagcctgctcctgcaggattatgacatggacgtggtccatgttgaagggacgtgacaacctgatagcggacgcattgtcccggagagggagccctgaacttccccaggtcactgggcagagtgaccccgctcagttcagtctcgaaggggggagagatgtgacggagcagggagcggggcagatttgacctgggaatgttgcagggggattgcagtggggatgtgggacttcccttgaaggaagctacctgagctgtaacctgagccaggagggggtggggagaattaacaccttctgcccgggagactgaacaaaggagaggagcagcaggaggagttttggtttagtttctgtttgggctgggtggtgcaacgcagggaaccccaagctggggtctaagctccctgaacctcccagagggacctaattgagggggtctggtcgtacctacacgctctgcttgagactgtgttcctgtccttaaataaaccttctgctttactggctggttgagagtcacagtgaatctcaggaagaggggtgcagggccctgactcccccacactccgtgacacctggCCCCCTAGACTCcttccccagagccagggacagaacccaggagtcctggctcccggattccctccccctcccagagccggggatagaatccaggagtcctggctcctggaCCCCTAaaccccctccccgagctggggatagaacccaggagtcctggccccctagactccctccccagagccacggacagaacccaggagtcctggcccccagccccctgctctaaccacctgcttggagcactggggatTTGAGGGGCAGCACTAGCTCTGGGGAGCGTTGAGTGGGGGGAACTGATTGGCAgaccctgcagatgtgccccccagcccagtcccCAGGCATGTGACAttttgagaccccccccccccacatcccccacccAGCGctccttcccctgcaccctggGCTGAAGTgccagccccacccacccccacctctatcACTCACCCCAGGGGGCAGAACGCTCGTGTCAGACAAGCAGGGCTCAGGCCTGGTACCCGTGGCCACCGCACCCGGGCACATGCCTGCAGCATGGAGGGACCCGGGGCAGCTGCTGGGCTCCAACTGCCCTGTcttggggggaggcggggctttatatctcctccccccatgcaccccaccCCTCACTTTGCTCCCCCAGTGCTGGCGTGCCCCGGTCAGCTCGGGCCTGGTTCAAGTCGACACCACAGGACCTACGGCAGGGGCAGCGTTCCACCTGGGCTCTGGCAGCGGCATTGAAACCCAGGGGCTAAGCCTGGCCTGGCCTCCGCCCACCGCAGAACCCACGGGCGATGCTCCGGACGGGTGATGCCCCGGACGGGCGGGTTTGACCTGCCCTTGTGGAGGCACCGGCCTGGGCCCCAGGAGACTGGAGGCAGCTCCCAGCAGGAGCCTGGCCAAGGCCTTCGGGCTCATCCACACTATTAACAACCCTGGCACCGCCATCCCTGCAGCAGTACGGTCCCACTGCCCACACCACCACCGCTCTACCCCAGAAACCGAGCAGGGACTGGTGCCCATCTGTACCGCCCCGCTCCTGAGCCCCGAAtcccgggcagggcaggggccgtCTCCCCCCACGGCTGTGTTCTCGGGACACGTGGGTGGAGTTTCCATTTACCCACCACCACCTGGCACCCGCTCTACCCACTGCTGCCCCCCGAGAGCGCAGCCTCGCCCCCACTCGTGCCGCTCCGAAACGTCCGGCCTGTCCTGCCGCAGGGCTCCGGCTCGGATGGGGGCCCAGCACGTGGGGGGCTGAGGCTG encodes the following:
- the LOC135977009 gene encoding uncharacterized protein LOC135977009; protein product: MYAKRLKSDLVELCKQRGLRIGRFTKEQLIARLEAEDRANELIPVSQGSSLANAAQAPVSVPAGSGQPAAEGFPRPLLPMPRGRVGRSPANTEGASRGSSRRSSPASRGSSRQRSASVERNWLEWEKELKLRELEDRERQRQHEREENERQRQHELELARLRGSEPPAAVSEGGPRTARSFDKCILAPRKEGEDMDDFLDAFEMACELHRVDPADRLRVLTPLLDPKSVALYRQLGEAEKGDYELFKKALLREFGLTPEMYRERFRSQDKTPEISYLQLAVRMERYASKWAGGAQTKEDLVKLLVLEQLYERCPSDLRLWLVDRKPENPRHAGRLVDEFVKSRSGGGREEPQRNRPAAMQRESHPGTSQRGNMGNPLPRGMPSVRDNRPARGDPRDMSCYYCGRRGHVRAQCPKLKDRLSRPNPHWVNLVEAQTNEGQASHARGAGSLSTAQEREGPQASFSGGPDAPDSKFSVYRVGAGLSLRSECLVPLEVDGKKVYGYWDTGAEVTLARPEVVAPDRVVPNTFLTLTGVGGTPFKVPVARVHLKWGAKEGPKDVGVHHHLPTEVLMGGDLEDWPSSPQTALVVTRSQSRRGALRPNLGKDVTPEAPNPTRVGREHPRTRLGVAGAPDPADEREQVPIPSPAAEFQAELQKDPSLRKLRGLADLSVVQTMRRGCKERFLWEKGFLYREWAPPGEVESWGIRRQLVVPQKFRHKLLYLAHDIPLAGHQGIRRTRQRLLQNFYWPGVFTNVRQYCRSCDPCQRVGTARDKGKAALRPLPIIEEPFQKVAMDIVGPLSKTTRSGKKYVLVVVDFATRYPEAVPLSSIEANTVADALLTIFSQVGFPKEVLTDQGSNFMSALLRCLWERCGVRHNWASAYHPQSNGLVERFNGTLKMMLKTFMNQHPQDWDKYLPHLLFAYREVPQESTGFSPFELLYGRQVRGPLDLMRDEWEGKATPDGESVVEYVLTFRERLAELMDLARESLARAQRKQKVWYDRTARARAFATGDQVMVLIPVRKNKLQAAWEGPFKVVKQLNEVNYVVELSNRAHHRRVYHVNMMKPYYDRGNVVLAVCEHWEGQGDDPLVDLFPGTRAGFPLEAIPLSDRLTPAQRAEIGGVLHLYQQLFSNQPGRTNLTVHRVQTGSHPPIKCSPFRVTGKTAQDLEREVNDMLALGVIQPSSSPWASPVVLVPKKDGSIRFCVDYRKLNAITVADAYPMPRPDELLDKLGGARYLTTMDLTKGYWQVPLDADARLKSAFITPLGLYEFLTLPFGLKGAPATFQRLVDQLLRGMESFAVAYIDDICVFSQTWEDHMSQVRQVLDRLQEAGLTVKPEKCKVGMAEVSYLGHRVGSSCLKPEPAKVEVIRDWPAPQTKKQVQAFIGMAGYYRRFVPHFSAIAAPITELCKKGKPDKVVWTEECQEALRALKEALVSGPVLANPDFDKPFMVFTDASDTGLGAVLMQEDEKGERHPIVYLSKKLLPREQNHADIEKECLAMVWALKKLEPYLFGRHFTVHTDHSPLTWLHQMKGANAKLLRWSLLLQDYDMDVVHVEGT